One window from the genome of Myxococcales bacterium encodes:
- a CDS encoding zinc ribbon domain-containing protein, with product MAVSNCVDCGKTVSTSAAACPHCGRPAAPPVVKCPDCGNNVSISAKACPNCGRPFAPAAGATLTFPSGALRPQVQIAPVLGCPRCGSESSSKYRGLYLAGAIFLFPLGLVFLLLPKIGKCSSHQCGHTFEVPSGLKL from the coding sequence ATGGCCGTGTCTAACTGCGTCGACTGTGGAAAAACGGTCAGTACTTCAGCCGCTGCATGCCCTCATTGCGGGCGTCCGGCAGCACCTCCCGTTGTCAAGTGTCCTGACTGCGGGAACAACGTCAGTATTTCTGCCAAGGCGTGTCCCAATTGCGGACGTCCATTTGCTCCTGCGGCGGGAGCCACACTTACTTTCCCCAGCGGTGCCCTACGACCACAAGTTCAAATTGCTCCCGTTCTTGGCTGTCCGCGATGCGGATCGGAGTCCTCGTCAAAATATCGCGGGCTCTATCTGGCGGGCGCGATCTTTTTGTTTCCGCTTGGGCTGGTCTTCTTGCTACTGCCAAAAATCGGCAAGTGTTCCAGCCACCAGTGCGGTCACACGTTCGAAGTACCGAGCGGCCTCAAGCTTTAG
- the serA gene encoding phosphoglycerate dehydrogenase: protein MTSRPATSFPKSQIQILLLENIHASAQAAFEREGFSVKAIKGALSEASLCEAITDVHVLGIRSKTQVTPAVLAAAPRLLSIGAFCIGTNQIDLAAAAMHGVPAFNAPFSNTRSVAELILAEIVALARQLGDRNAEVHRGEWKKVSAGCYEIRGKTLGIIGYGHIGGQVGVLAEAFGMRVVYYDIAKRLPLGNVRHADTLAEVLGQSDFVTLHVPETPQTHRMIGAAELAAMKPGGYLLNASRGTVVDIDALAAALTRGHLAGAAVDVYPKEPETNAETFESPLRGLPNVILTPHVGGSTEEAQAAIGLEVSASLLGFINAGHTAGAVNFPQVELPPSQGAHRILNVHRNVPGVLGAINKIVSDLGANIRSQVLATNSDIGYLAMDLEHNVSDQVRAQIAALPTNIKTRILY from the coding sequence GTGACGAGTCGCCCGGCCACCTCTTTTCCTAAGTCGCAAATTCAGATCTTGCTGCTCGAAAATATCCACGCCTCGGCCCAAGCGGCTTTTGAGCGCGAAGGTTTTTCCGTCAAGGCGATCAAAGGCGCGCTGAGCGAGGCCTCGTTGTGCGAAGCCATTACTGACGTCCACGTGCTCGGCATTCGCAGCAAGACGCAGGTCACCCCCGCCGTGCTCGCCGCCGCGCCGCGCCTGCTTTCGATTGGCGCGTTTTGTATCGGCACCAATCAGATCGACCTGGCGGCCGCGGCGATGCACGGCGTGCCGGCGTTCAACGCGCCCTTCTCGAACACGCGCAGCGTCGCGGAGCTGATCTTGGCAGAGATCGTCGCGCTCGCCCGCCAACTAGGCGACCGCAACGCCGAGGTCCACCGCGGCGAGTGGAAAAAGGTTTCCGCGGGCTGCTACGAGATTCGCGGTAAGACGCTTGGCATCATCGGCTACGGGCACATTGGCGGCCAGGTAGGCGTGCTGGCCGAAGCCTTCGGCATGCGCGTCGTCTACTACGACATTGCCAAGCGCCTCCCACTGGGAAATGTGCGCCACGCCGATACGTTGGCCGAGGTGCTGGGGCAAAGCGACTTTGTGACGCTGCACGTACCCGAGACGCCGCAGACCCATCGCATGATCGGCGCGGCCGAGCTCGCCGCGATGAAGCCAGGCGGCTACTTGCTCAACGCGAGCCGCGGCACGGTAGTCGATATCGACGCGTTGGCGGCGGCGCTGACGCGGGGCCACCTCGCCGGCGCGGCGGTCGATGTCTATCCCAAGGAGCCCGAGACCAACGCCGAAACCTTTGAAAGCCCACTGCGCGGCCTGCCCAATGTTATTTTGACGCCGCATGTTGGCGGCTCTACCGAAGAGGCGCAGGCCGCGATTGGCCTCGAGGTGAGCGCGTCGCTGCTCGGCTTTATCAACGCGGGCCACACCGCCGGCGCGGTTAACTTTCCGCAGGTCGAGTTGCCGCCAAGCCAAGGCGCGCATCGCATCTTAAACGTGCACCGCAACGTGCCCGGCGTGCTGGGGGCGATCAACAAGATCGTGTCTGACCTCGGCGCCAACATTCGCTCGCAGGTGCTCGCCACCAATAGCGACATCGGCTACCTCGCGATGGATCTCGAGCACAATGTGTCCGATCAGGTGCGGGCGCAAATCGCCGCGCTCCCGACGAATATCAAGACACGCATTTTGTATTGA
- a CDS encoding tRNA threonylcarbamoyladenosine dehydratase, with the protein MRHLFVAAIRTAMHRRFDRAGRLLGEPAIDRLAASHVVIFGVGGVGSFAAESLVRTGIGRITLVDFDRICVTNVNRQLHAMKGTLGKPKVEVMAERLRLINPDAVIETRVEFYNEKSSARLLTPEPDMVIDAIDNVTAKMHLIVTCLRQNIRIVSSMGAAAKVDPTMVRVADLSATKMCPLARHLRKYLRRNHDLDASRFVGLPVVYSEEVPAEPQWLAYDDGVFRCVCPGGTNGLNDCDHKHRIDGSVAYVTSVFGMVAASVVVKTLTADVAVRPAHLPHDHAHAAHAPGVKGDLPTLGAT; encoded by the coding sequence TTGCGCCACCTATTCGTCGCGGCTATACGTACCGCCATGCATCGCCGTTTTGACCGCGCCGGACGCTTGCTCGGAGAGCCCGCGATCGACCGCCTGGCCGCCTCGCACGTCGTTATTTTTGGCGTCGGTGGCGTTGGCTCATTTGCCGCGGAGTCGCTGGTCCGCACCGGGATTGGGCGAATCACCTTGGTCGACTTTGATCGCATTTGCGTTACCAACGTCAATCGCCAGCTGCATGCGATGAAGGGCACGCTGGGCAAGCCCAAGGTGGAGGTCATGGCCGAGCGCTTGCGCCTCATTAATCCCGACGCGGTGATCGAAACGCGGGTTGAGTTCTACAATGAGAAGTCCTCGGCGCGACTGCTTACGCCCGAGCCCGACATGGTGATCGACGCCATCGACAACGTCACGGCCAAGATGCACTTGATCGTGACCTGCCTGCGGCAAAACATTCGCATCGTGTCGTCGATGGGCGCGGCCGCCAAGGTCGATCCCACCATGGTGCGCGTCGCCGACCTCTCGGCGACCAAGATGTGTCCGCTCGCGCGCCATCTCCGCAAGTACTTGCGGCGCAACCATGACCTCGACGCCTCCCGCTTTGTCGGCTTGCCGGTTGTCTATTCCGAAGAAGTACCCGCCGAGCCGCAATGGCTGGCGTATGATGACGGCGTCTTTCGCTGCGTGTGCCCCGGCGGCACCAACGGCCTCAACGACTGCGATCACAAGCACCGCATCGATGGCTCGGTCGCTTATGTAACCTCGGTGTTTGGAATGGTGGCCGCGAGCGTGGTCGTCAAGACGCTCACCGCCGACGTTGCCGTGCGCCCCGCGCACCTTCCGCATGATCATGCCCATGCTGCCCATGCGCCCGGCGTCAAAGGCGACTTGCCTACATTAGGCGCAACGTAG
- a CDS encoding ATP-binding protein, translating to MSTSADSLLQLVVESAAVPLLEGTARDLEIPVVRGKATVLLGMRRTGKSSLLMQRAYGKMAKGGATREQIALFNFDNIAFEDFTGRDLLALVEAWRKQFPQMRTAKLYLFLDEIQQIQRWERALRELIESPLIDVTVTGSSAKLLSTEISTSLRGRSLATEVWPFSLRETLRHTAHSVPANWPVTKRAQSELESLFERYVVRGGFPEVVTLPDLTWSKVLREYLDVTLMRDVIERHSVSNPNALRTFVRQLLRASGRKVSINKMSRDMASQHIEVGKNTLHDYVAYLQDAYCFFFVPIFSDSVRKQQVNPKKCYSIDPGFVNANTAPGHFDRGLALETLVYIELRRRGHQPFYGDFGRGEIDFIIGSDGEPSALMQVAWSIADETTRARELKPLWDAAKKWPKAKLTVVTAYETDQLKDNRHHIEVVPFYRWALQG from the coding sequence ATGTCAACCAGCGCTGATTCCCTTCTACAGCTCGTTGTTGAATCTGCGGCGGTTCCACTTTTGGAGGGAACTGCGCGCGATCTGGAAATCCCTGTGGTTCGAGGCAAGGCAACTGTGCTGCTTGGCATGCGCCGAACCGGCAAGAGCAGTCTGCTCATGCAGCGCGCATATGGCAAGATGGCCAAGGGCGGTGCAACGCGAGAACAGATCGCCTTGTTCAACTTTGACAACATTGCGTTTGAAGATTTTACGGGTCGCGATTTGTTGGCATTGGTGGAGGCGTGGCGCAAGCAGTTTCCGCAGATGAGGACAGCCAAGCTTTATCTGTTCTTAGATGAGATTCAGCAAATTCAGCGGTGGGAACGCGCGCTACGTGAGTTGATCGAGTCGCCACTTATTGATGTAACCGTAACCGGCAGTTCTGCAAAATTACTTTCCACCGAGATTTCAACCAGTCTGCGTGGCCGCAGCTTAGCGACCGAAGTCTGGCCATTTTCACTGCGGGAAACCTTGCGGCATACCGCGCATTCAGTGCCAGCCAACTGGCCGGTCACCAAGCGCGCGCAATCAGAACTCGAATCGCTGTTTGAGCGCTACGTGGTGCGTGGCGGTTTTCCTGAAGTCGTCACCTTGCCTGACCTTACATGGTCTAAGGTTTTGCGAGAATATCTTGATGTAACGCTGATGCGCGACGTCATTGAGCGACACTCGGTTTCCAACCCCAACGCATTGCGCACCTTTGTTAGGCAGCTACTTAGAGCATCGGGCCGCAAGGTAAGCATCAATAAAATGTCTCGAGACATGGCATCGCAGCACATCGAGGTTGGAAAAAACACCTTGCATGACTACGTCGCGTACCTGCAGGACGCTTATTGTTTTTTCTTCGTACCCATTTTTTCGGATTCAGTACGCAAGCAACAGGTGAATCCAAAGAAGTGCTACAGCATTGATCCTGGCTTTGTGAATGCCAACACCGCGCCCGGACATTTCGATCGTGGGCTTGCGCTGGAAACCTTGGTCTATATAGAACTTCGCCGTCGTGGTCATCAGCCGTTTTACGGTGATTTTGGTCGAGGTGAAATTGATTTTATTATCGGGAGTGACGGCGAACCAAGCGCACTGATGCAAGTTGCCTGGTCCATCGCCGACGAGACAACCCGTGCTCGTGAACTCAAACCGCTATGGGACGCCGCAAAGAAATGGCCCAAGGCCAAGCTCACGGTGGTAACGGCGTACGAAACAGATCAATTAAAAGACAATCGCCATCACATTGAGGTCGTGCCGTTTTATCGCTGGGCATTGCAGGGCTAG
- a CDS encoding TatD family hydrolase: MIDTHCHLDVDAFGDDRGEVLDRAVAAGVTGIVVPALMPATWAALLQWPSGHASHASDGERPGLALGCGLGIHPQLVPGLAACDRLTADELHDRMVLAQQRPAALIPVIALGETGLDGGTADMDAQIELLRAHVRVARAVRLPVIIHVLRAHHLAPRVLREEKVWECGGVMHSYSGGEDLLPTYLELGLHISLAGPVTYERAHKPRRVAQAVPLDRLLLETDAPDQTPTPRRPGRNEPAFLPLIAAAIAQARGLPDADLVAATTANALRLFPALTPMPIPTRTP; encoded by the coding sequence ATGATTGATACGCATTGCCATCTCGATGTCGATGCGTTTGGCGACGATCGCGGCGAGGTGCTCGATCGCGCGGTGGCCGCGGGCGTCACCGGCATCGTGGTTCCCGCGCTGATGCCGGCGACCTGGGCGGCGTTGCTGCAGTGGCCGTCTGGGCACGCGAGCCACGCAAGCGACGGCGAACGCCCCGGGCTCGCGCTTGGCTGCGGCCTTGGCATTCATCCGCAGCTCGTTCCCGGGTTGGCGGCGTGCGACCGCCTGACCGCCGATGAGTTGCATGACCGCATGGTGCTAGCTCAACAGCGCCCCGCCGCGCTTATTCCCGTCATCGCGCTCGGGGAAACCGGGCTCGACGGCGGCACCGCGGACATGGACGCCCAAATCGAGCTGCTGCGCGCGCACGTTCGCGTCGCGCGTGCGGTGCGCCTGCCCGTCATCATTCATGTGCTGCGCGCCCACCACCTCGCGCCGCGCGTGCTGCGCGAGGAAAAGGTGTGGGAATGCGGCGGTGTCATGCATTCCTATAGTGGTGGCGAGGACCTGCTGCCAACGTATCTCGAGCTGGGCCTGCACATTTCGTTGGCAGGCCCGGTGACCTATGAGCGCGCGCATAAGCCGCGCCGCGTGGCGCAGGCGGTGCCGCTCGACCGGTTATTGCTCGAGACCGACGCGCCCGATCAAACGCCGACGCCGCGGCGACCGGGCCGCAACGAGCCGGCCTTCCTGCCACTCATTGCCGCGGCGATCGCGCAGGCGCGCGGCTTGCCCGACGCGGACCTCGTCGCTGCCACGACCGCAAACGCGCTCCGTCTGTTTCCGGCGTTAACTCCAATGCCGATACCGACTCGCACGCCCTGA
- a CDS encoding NAD(P)/FAD-dependent oxidoreductase: MDPSLEIECELELAEPDSEQHLRAKVARKLGIPLDQVPRLEVKRRAIDARRGHVRFHLTLGALEDSSLPMGGALPRAVSGDPVVIIGGGPAGLFCAYELARQGIASIVLDRGKQVQARRRDLKGLTQHGVINPDSNYCFGEGGAGTYSDGKLYTRSHKRGDVRDVMETLFLHGAPADILVDARPHIGSNRLPKVITALRERLEACGVQFRFEAKVASIAVHAATRAVQGVMVASGETLAASRVVVATGHSARDVFDIMLAIGAACEAKPFALGVRIEHPQPLIDQIQYGRAAGHPKLRAAPYKLVHTPPGDRGVFSFCMCPGGWIVPAATETDGLVVNGMSLSRRDSPFANSGLVVSVERQDFATAGLGDGVLAGVELQRMLERAALIAGGGMIKAPATRVTDFLAGRASTTLPRSSYEPGLTATNIADVLAATRLPIADKLRHALHIFGKQMRGYVTEEAVLVGVESRTSCPVRVLRDAESLQSPTVAGLYPCGEGAGYAGGIVSAALDGVRVAHRLSRG; encoded by the coding sequence ATGGACCCGTCGTTAGAAATTGAATGCGAGCTCGAGCTCGCCGAGCCCGACAGCGAGCAGCATCTACGCGCCAAGGTCGCGCGCAAGCTCGGCATCCCACTCGATCAGGTGCCCCGCCTCGAGGTCAAGCGTCGCGCCATCGACGCGCGGCGCGGTCACGTACGGTTTCATCTCACGCTCGGCGCGCTAGAAGATTCATCGTTGCCAATGGGCGGCGCGTTGCCTCGCGCCGTCTCGGGTGACCCAGTCGTCATCATCGGCGGCGGCCCGGCGGGACTATTTTGCGCCTATGAATTGGCGCGCCAAGGCATCGCCTCGATCGTGCTTGATCGCGGCAAGCAGGTGCAGGCGCGGCGCCGCGACCTAAAGGGCCTGACGCAACACGGCGTGATTAATCCCGACAGCAATTATTGTTTTGGCGAGGGCGGGGCCGGCACGTATTCCGACGGCAAGCTTTACACGCGCTCGCACAAGCGCGGCGATGTGCGCGACGTCATGGAGACGTTGTTTCTGCATGGCGCCCCCGCGGACATCCTGGTCGACGCGCGGCCGCACATCGGCAGCAACCGGCTGCCCAAGGTGATCACCGCGCTGCGCGAGCGGCTCGAGGCCTGCGGCGTGCAATTTCGCTTCGAGGCCAAGGTCGCCAGCATCGCCGTCCATGCCGCCACCCGCGCAGTGCAAGGCGTCATGGTCGCTAGCGGCGAAACGCTCGCCGCCAGCCGCGTCGTGGTCGCCACCGGCCACTCCGCGCGCGACGTCTTTGACATTATGCTCGCCATCGGCGCGGCCTGCGAGGCCAAGCCATTTGCGCTCGGCGTGCGCATCGAGCACCCGCAGCCGCTCATCGATCAAATCCAATACGGCCGTGCGGCGGGCCATCCCAAGCTGCGCGCGGCGCCGTACAAGCTCGTGCATACGCCGCCGGGCGATCGCGGCGTGTTCTCATTTTGCATGTGCCCAGGCGGGTGGATCGTGCCGGCCGCCACCGAAACCGATGGCCTGGTGGTCAATGGTATGAGCCTGTCGCGCCGCGATTCGCCGTTTGCCAATTCAGGCCTCGTGGTGTCGGTCGAGCGGCAAGACTTTGCGACGGCGGGGCTGGGCGACGGCGTGCTCGCCGGCGTGGAGCTGCAGCGCATGCTCGAGCGCGCGGCACTGATCGCAGGCGGCGGCATGATCAAGGCGCCCGCTACGCGCGTCACCGATTTTCTCGCCGGGCGCGCTTCTACCACCTTGCCGCGCTCAAGCTACGAGCCAGGCCTCACCGCGACCAACATCGCCGACGTGCTCGCCGCGACGCGTCTGCCCATCGCCGACAAGCTCCGCCACGCGCTGCACATCTTCGGCAAACAAATGCGCGGCTACGTGACGGAAGAAGCTGTGCTCGTCGGCGTCGAATCGCGAACCTCTTGCCCGGTCCGCGTGCTGCGCGATGCCGAGTCACTGCAAAGCCCTACCGTTGCCGGGCTCTATCCATGCGGCGAGGGCGCCGGTTATGCCGGTGGCATCGTCAGCGCCGCGCTCGACGGCGTGCGCGTTGCGCATAGACTCTCACGGGGTTAG